In the genome of Candidatus Saganbacteria bacterium, the window GACAAGCATACGATGTTGAGAAAGGCGCGGCTACCATGTCCCCTTCAACATTCTTTGGAGCACTTGGCGATAAAACATGGAATGTAGCATATATCGACCCAGTTCGCAGACCTACAGACGGTCGATACGGCGAAAATCCAAATCGTTTATTCCATTACTTCCAATATCAAGTGATCATGAAACCGTCACCTTTGGATATCCAGGATCGATACCTCGACTCGCTTAGCTCGCTCGGTATAAAGCCTGCAGATCATGACGTACGCTTTGTCG includes:
- a CDS encoding glycine--tRNA ligase subunit alpha is translated as MKPLTFQQIVERLNSYWASLGCAIRQAYDVEKGAATMSPSTFFGALGDKTWNVAYIDPVRRPTDGRYGENPNRLFHYFQYQVIMKPSPLDIQDRYLDSLSSLGIKPADHDVRFVEDNWESPTLGAWGTGWEVWAEGMEVTQFTYFQECGGFPCKPTPVEITYGLERIAMFIQ